The Horticoccus luteus DNA window AGGTTTTCGCGGCGAAATTTCTGAGCCCTCCTTACTGCGCAAGCGGATCGGCTACGACATGCTCTACATCAAACGCTGGTCGCTCTCGCTGGATTTGCAGATCATGGCCGCGACGGTGCGTCACGTCTTTTTCCCTCCCAGCTCGGCCTATTGAGGCGTGGCTGGGGCGCGGCCCCGGAGTGGTAAATCCGATAGCTGGATACGGCGATGCCGGGTGGAAAGCGGAGGCGTTTTTTCATGCAAAATGCACGTCGGTGCGCGCTCCGTTTTCCGAGGTAAAAACGTAATTTTGCGCAAGCGGTTCAATTGCAAATGAGCCGCACAAAACAAGGAACATTAGGGGGGGTATAGCTACCATGCCGCACGCCCCGATGGCCAGCTCAGGGCGAAACGACAACTCAGAAGACACAATGGAAACTCTCCAATCAACCGCCACGCGTGCGGAGCGCACCTTGAGCCGAAACGGTGCGCGCAACTCAACCGACAACGAATCCTCCAACGTGACCGACGCCAGCCCGTCGGACTTTGTGACGAAGATGCGGACGAGGATCTATATCGTCGATGATCACGCGCTGGTGCGGCGCGGTCTGGCGGCGTTGATCTCCGCTGAGTCGGACATGGAAGTCTGCGGTCAGGCGGAGGACGCGGCCACGGCGATCAACGATGTCATGAAACTTCGCCCGGACCTCGTCATCGTGGACATTTCGTTGAAAGGGAACTCGGGCATCGAGCTCATCAAGAGCATCAAGGCCTTTGACTCCAACATCCAGGCGATCGTGGTCTCGATGCACGACGAATCCATTTACGCGTTGCGGGTGCTGAAAGCGGGCGCTCGCGCCTACGTGATGAAACAGGAAGTGACCGAAAAGGTGCTCGAGGCGGTGCGCAGAATCCGCAAGGGGCATCTTTACGTGAGCGATAATGTCGCGAGCCAGATGTTGAACCGTTTGACGGGGGGCGGCGTGCCGGAGGATGGCTCGTTGGTGAGCGGACTTAGCGACCGTGAACTTGAGATCGCGAGTTTGATCGGCAACGGCGTGCCGACGCGGGAAATCGCCGCCCGGCTCCATATCAGCATCAAGACGGTGGAAACGCATCGGGCCCACATCAAGAGCAAGCTCAACCTGCGCAACGCGACTCAGCTCGTGCAGTTTTGCGTGCGCTGGGTCGATGAGAATAACGCGGCCGCGACGAAGGCACCGGCGTCCGTTTAAGCGAAACCCTTTTGGGGGGCGCATGAAAAAGCCCGCCGGTTTGACCGGCGGGCTTTTCGCGTGAAGCCGCGAGAGAGGTGACTAGGTGATTTTGGGCAGGGCGACGTCGGCGAATTCTATCGCGCGGGGTTGCTTGCGTTTCGACTTACGAAGTTGCGCGCGTCGCTCGAGCATCCGGTCGAGTTTTGCGATGAGGAGGGCGACGGACTTGTGGCATTCCTCGGTCGTCACGGTGGCATTGAGATTGGGACCTTGAATTTCCACGTGCCCCTTGGCGGTGAAACGGTTGGTCTGCGTAGGATCGTATTCGAGTTCGAAGCGAAGCCGGACGATGCGGTCTTCATGACGATACAGTCGCGCGGCTTTCTCTTGCACGAACGTCTTGAGCGACGGCGTGAGGTCCAAGTGAATGCCAGCAACAATGATTTCGTGATGATTTTGGCTGTTCATGATCTGCGTTTGATTTGGGTTAACGGACAGAAAGGGGCCTGAAATCCGGTGCCGCAAAAGCCTCCCGTCTTTGACGATCTCGTCGAATCCAACCGATCTTCCGTGGGGAAAACCTTTCATGGGGAGCACGGGAAGCGTTCGCGCGGTTGGTGCGTTTTGCAACCTCTGTCGACGTTTAATAACCGTGAAATAGTGCTTCCCTTTTCGCGGCGGACTTGCCGGCGGCCTCCATTGACCGGCAAGGTGATGCCATGGTGAATTTCTACGAAGGGCGGTTCGCGTGACGGGGCCCGAAGGAGCGGAGTCAAACCCGCAAGGCTGGCGGCAATTTCGCTTGAAACAAGGACCGGTGCGGCAGATCGCCGCGGAAGAATTGCGGAGCTGGATTTTGCATGAGTGCGATCGGCTGCTGGTGATCAACAAGCCGGGCGATGTGGTTTGTCATCCTTCCAAGGACGGACCTTGGTCGAGCCTCGTCGGGGCGGCGCGGGAATACACGGGTTTGGCGACGATGCATCTGATTTTTCGTCTGGATCGGGAGACGAGCGGGGTGGTCGTGCTCGCCAAGGACGCGCGGATGGCGAGTCGGCTGCAGAAGGCGATGCAGGAGCGGCGGTGCCAAAAGGGCTACACAGCTATTCTGACGGGAAAGCTGGATGTTCCCACTTCGGTGGATCAGCCGCTGGGCGATGACGAAGCCGGTCCGGTGTTCATCAAAACCAAGGTGCGCCCGGATGGTCAGCGGGCAGTCACGCATTTCACACCGGTCGCCAGCACCGCGACGTTCACGCGGGCGGATGTCAGCACGGAGACCGGCCGCAAGCACCAGATTCGGGCGCACGCGGCATGGTTAGGGCACGCGCTGGTGGGCGATAAAATTTACGGCCCGGACGCGCGACTCTTTTTGGAGTTTATCGAGACCGGCTGGACGGATTCGCTGGCCCGACAGCTCGTGCTGCCGCGCCAGGCGCTGCATTGCGCGAGCATTGATCTGACGGCAGTCGGTCTGGAAACGGTTTTCACAGCGCCGCTGCCCCGGGATTTGGAGGCGTTTTGCGCGGAGCAACAGTTAACGCTTTGACCGCCGCCTGCACAGCGGCGACGAGCGTCGCGACGCGTTCCTCAAGCGGTAGTCGAGAGGCGGACTCCAGCGTGTAAGTGAGGGACGTGTGGTGTGCGCGCAGGTAGAGCGCCTCGGGCCAGTCGGGACGGGCTGCCGGATCGAGCAGGGGGCGAATGAGGCCACCTTGTGCCGCGCGACCATCGATCAAATCCGCCAGGTCGATCGGGCAAGTGGCACCGGCGGCGGCCAGGATCGCAGGTGCAAGGGTGGGTTGGCCAGCGGCGTTGAGTTCGTAAAGGTAAAAGCCAGTGGCTTCCCAGTCTTCATGAAGGCAAAGCGCGAGGTCGAACGGCGGCTGACGCGCGAGCCACGCGGTGTGCGCTTGGATCTCGAGGCTGCGCGGCGCAAGGTAGTCGCGATTCAGGTCGATGGCTAACGGCCCCTCGCGGGTTCCGCCGACGAAGCCGGCGGGGTTGAGCAGCGGACACACGAACCACGTGGCGCGTGCATCGAATACGCCAGTTTCCAGCAGGCGCAAAAGCGCGTGGGGCGGCGCGGGTTCGTCGCCATGAATGCCCGCTGAAAGATAGATGCGCGGGCGGGGGCCCGAGGTGCGGCGCGTAAGGGCGAGCAGGGGAACGCCGGCCGCTGAGCCCATGGTTTCGACGCGAAAGCCCGCCCGCGTTCCGGCCTGTGCGAACCGCGCGGCGAGCGCGGCCGGATCGATGGGAGCGGCTTTGACAGGCTTCACCGCTTGCTTCTTGCTGCGCAGCTACGTCATGCCAAGCCACAATCCATCATCGCCCGCGGGGTCCAAAGTGCGGGTGCGTTTTGCCCCGAGTCCGACTGGTTTCTTTCACATCGGGAGCGCGCGCACGGCATTGTTCAACTGGCTTTACGCGCGGCACACCGGCGGAACGTTTATCCTGCGCATCGAGGACACCGACAAGGAGCGCAACAGCGAGCCGTTCCTGAATGTCATCTACGACAGTCTCAACTGGCTCGGGCTGCGCTGGGATGAAGGCCCGCAGGTGGGCGGCGATTTTGGACCTTATCGTCAGAGTGAGCGCACGGCGATTTACCAGCAGTCCGTCGAGCGATTGTTCGCGGCCGGGCGCGCTTACGAGAAGGACGGCGCGGTGTGGTTCAAGTTGCTTGGCGAGCGGCGCGAGGTGTTTGACGATCATCGCAAGAAAACCGTCACCAAGGTGGCGACGCCGCCCGTGGTGATCGAGGATCGGATTCGCGGGCGGGTGGAGCGCGTGGAGGACGAGGACTTCGTCATCGTGCGTTCCGACGGCAATCCCGTGTTTCATTTGGTGAACGTCGTCGACGATATCGCCATGAACATCACGCACGTCATCCGCGGCGAGGATCATTTGTCCAACACGAGCAAACATGTGCATTTGTTCGAAGCGTTCGGTGCGGCGCCGCCGGTGTTTGCGCACATTCCGCTCATTTTAAAACAGAACGGCCCGGGCAAGATGTCGAAGCGCGACCAAGGCGCCTTGGTGGAGGAATATCAGCGGCGGGGGTATCTCCCGGAGGCGCTGGTCAATTTTCTATCCTTGCTCGGATGGAATCCAGGGGATGATCGCGAAAAAATGCCGTTGGAGGAGATCGTGCGGCTGTTTGATCTGAAGGACGTCAACCAGAGCAACGCGCGCTTTGACGACAAGAAACTCGCGCACATGAACATGGTTTATCTGCTGGAGCAGCCGGCCGAGCGATTCGTGGCTCTGGCGCGAACCTACTTCGAAAGATTGTCGGATAACGCCTCGGCGAAAGCCGCGCTGTCGGCCGCACCGGATTATTTCCGCGAGGTGATGATGGTGAGTCAGCCGAAGGTGAAAGGCCTCGAGGAATTGCCGGCCTACACGGTTTATTTTTTCCAGGACGATTTTCCGATCGACCCGAAAGTGCGCGAAAAGGTGCTCGGAAAAGGTGATCCGCGCGCGCGGTTGAGTGAACTTTTCGCCGCCGCAGCCGAGATGGATTTCGGGAGCGACGCAGCGATCGAAGAAGCGATCAAACAACTCGCGACGCAGCGCGGATTGGGTTTCGGCGACTACCAAGCCGTTGCGCGATTGGCGGTCACAGGCACGAATGCTGGCCCGAGCATCACGGGGATTTTCCGCATTTTGGGGCGTCAACGCGTGCACGACCGTCTGACGCGTTTCGCCCAAACCATCGTGTAAGAGACCAACTGGGGTGACGAATGCCGGTGCCGCTGGCTCGCGGTGCTGGCATCCTCACGGGTGTGCAACGGCGTGCATTTGCCCGTCGCCCCTTAATCCTATCTGGCTTGTGGCCAGAGGATTGCCACACTGAGAAACTGGTCGGGCCGGTGAGATTCGAACTCACGACCTCTTGCACCCCATGCAAGCGCGCTACCAGGCTACGCTACGGCCCGAACAAGAGAGGGGCGAACAAGACGGACGCAGACTAACGGATGCAAGCGCGAAAAGTGACTGCGCGTGCAGTGGTTCACTTGCGAGGCTCCGCCGCGGCACTTTTAGTGGGAGCCGTGTCTCAGATTGCCATGTTCAAGGAATCTCCCGTCGGTCATTGGCGAATCATCTGGCCTGTCGCGCTCGCGTTGACCGTCGTCTTCGCGTCGGCGCACGCCGTGCCGCCCGAGGTCGCGCCCCTGATGATTTTCGCCCACGGCGACAAGGTCGTGCATTTTTTCGTGTTCGGACTGCTCGCCACGTTGATCGTTCGACTCCGATTGGTGCAGCGCAACCGATCCGCCGCCGTGTTGATCGCGGTGGGGTTGACGTCGTTGTTCGGCGTGTCGGATGAGCTCCACCAGGCGTTTACGCCCGGCCGCAGTTGCGATGTGTTCGATTGGATGACGGATACATCGGGTGCGCTTGTCGCGGCTTGGTGTTACTTGAGTTGGACCGACTACCGGCGACTCTTGGAGTGGCGGTTGATTCGGAGTGAGAAGGCCAAGGTCCGCATTGAAATGATGAGGTCGCGGGTGCCTACTTTGGCGGAATGACGTCGGCCGAGGCCCAGCAACGACTTGATGAACTGCGCGCGGAGATCGCGCGTCACGATGAACTTTACCATCGGCAGGCGAAGCCGGAGATCAGCGATTTTGACTATGACAGGTTGAAGCGGGAGCTGGCGGACCTGGAGGCAGCGTGGCCGGCATTGGGAGGGGACAACTCGCCATCGCGCGCAGTCGGGGATGATCGCACGGCAGGATTCAAGACGTATCGCCATCGCGAGCGAATGATGAGTCTCGACAACACTTACTCCGCTGAGGAGCTGCGAGAGTTTCACGACCGGTTGACGCGCGATTTGGAACGCGACGGACTGGAATTCGTCGTGGAGCCGAAGATCGACGGACTCGCGGTGAGCCTTACGTTCGCAAAAGGGAAACTCGTGCGTGCGGTGACGCGCGGAAACGGCGTGGAAGGCGATGACATTACCGCCAACGCCCTGACGATCCGCTCGCTGCCGCGAGAATTGAAGCGCGGCCCGGATGCGCCGGTGCCGGACGTGATCGAGATTCGCGGAGAGATTTATCTGACGACGGCGGAATTTCAGCGGATCAACCGCCAGCGGGAGGAAGAAGGGGAACCCGTTTACGCGAATCCGCGCAATCTCGCCGCCGGCACGATAAAGCAACTGGACGCCCGCGAGGTGGGACAGCGAAAACTGGAGATCGTCCTCTACGGTCGCGGGTATTTGGAGCCGGTCGCGGCCTTGCCGGAAACGCAGACGCAGTTTCATGGCTGGGTGAAGGCCTGGGGCCTGCCGACGGTGGAGAAGTTCTGGACGGTGCAAGGGGCCGACGCCGTCCTCGGCGCGGTGCAAGAACTCGGGAAACTGCGCGAGAGCTTCGCGTATGCGACGGATGGCGCCGTCGTGAAACTCGATGCCGTGGCACTCCAGCGCCGCGCGGGGTCGACGAGCAAATCGCCGCGCTGGGCCATGGCTTACAAGTTTGCGCCTGACCGGGCCGAAACCAAGTTGCTCAACATCACGGTGCAGGTCGGCCGCACCGGGGTGCTCACGCCCGTGGCCGAACTGGATCCTGTGGTGCTCGCCGGCACGACGGTCGCACGCGCCACGCTGCACAACCGCGACGAGATCGCGCGCAAAGATATTCGCGTGGGCGATTTCGTTTTCGTGGAGAAAGCGGGGGAAGTCATCCCAGCAGTGATCGGCGTCAATCCCGCGCGGCGGACGCCTGCCTGCGTGCCGTATGTGTTCCCGGAAAGGTGTCCCGTCTGCGGCACGGCGGTCGTGCAGATCGAAGGCGAGGTGGCGCTCCGTTGTCCCAATCTCGAATGCCCTGTGCAAGTGCGGCGGCGCGTGCAGCACTTTGCGTCGAAGGCTTGTCTCGACATCGAGGGCTTGGGTGAAGCGATGGTCGATGTGCTGGTGGAAAAAGGCTGGGTGCGAACGCTGTCGGACATTTACCGCCTGCGACGCGACGAGCTGCTCACACTCGGGAAAAGTGTCGAGAAATCCACGGACAACCTGCTCGCGGCGATCGAGGCCAGCAAGCGCGCGGAGCTGTGGCGTTTCATCAATGGGCTGGGAATTCCGCATGTCGGCGCGGCGGCGGCGAAAGATCTGGCGCGGAAATTCCGTGGATTGGAAGCGCTCGCGACGGCGCAACGAGACGATTTTATTCAGAATAAAGAGTCGGTGATTGGCGGGATCGGCGAAACGATGGCGGATGCGATTCTGACGTTCTTCGCTGAGTCGCGCAATCGGAACGTCATCGACGAGCTCGTGCGGGCGGGCGTCGACCCAATCGTGCCGGCGGCGGGCAGTGCGCTGGCGGGAAAAACGTTCGTGCTCACCGGCACGCTGCCGACGCTCACGCGCGACGACGCCACCGCCAGAATCGAAGCCGCGGGTGGGAAAGTGAGCGGCAGCGTGAGCAAGAAAACGAGTTACGTGGTGGCGGGTGAAGAAGCTGGTTCCAAATTGGAAAAGGCGCAGACACTCGGCGTGCCGGTCATCAACGAGGCGGAGTTGCTCACGATGCTCGGTTAAGCCGCCCCAGACGCTTGCCAACCCGGAGGGCTTTCGTAAGACCGGTGCTGCATGGCGCTTCGCCCCATCCGGCTCTTTGCGATCGTCGCATTGCTGATCTCCACTCTCCGCGGAATGGCGGCGACGGACGATGCGTCGTCTCTCCAAACGCAGCTACAGGTGCTAATTGCCCAGAACGAGCGCTTGGAAAAGGCGGTGCACGAACAGCAAAAGTTGATCGCCGAACTCAGCGCCAGATTGAATGCGCTGCAGACCTCCGAGGTGCGGCACGATCAGGCGATCGAGAACCTGCAAGTGCAGACAAACGAGGCGCCCGCACCCGCGGATAAGCAGTTCGAATCGGAATCAAAAATTCATCTCTCGGGGGAAGTCGGACTCGCCTTTTTTCAAACAGGTGCGGGCGGAGCGTTTCCCAATGCGGAGTTTCGCGTGGACGAGGCAAAGATTTTTTTGGAGGCGGCGCTGGCGAAGGACACCTATTTGTTCACGGGTCTCGATATGGTGACGAGGGAGACGAATGATGAGTATTTCCATGTCGGGGAACTCTACGTGGATTTCGAAAACGTTGCGTCCTGGTTGGGCGCATCAGCGCCGGCGCTGACGCTTCGCGCCGGTCGATTCAACATTCCGTTCGGCGAGGAGTATCAAGTGCGGGGTGTGATGGATAATCCGCTCATTTCCCATTCGCTGAGCGACCTGTGGGGGTTTGATGAAGGGATCGAGGTCTACGGCGGCGCAGGGAAATGGACCTACGTTTTTGCCGTGCAGAATGGCGGCCACAAATCGTTGCACGATTACGACTCCGACAAGGCTCTGGTCGGACGCATTGGCTATCGACCGGCGGAGTGGTTGTCCGTCAGTGCGAGTGCGATGCGCACGGGTGATTTATCCGTCGCGGGCGATGCGACCTCCGAGCTTTGGTTCGGCAACGGCTTTTTTCGGGCGCTCGGGCCGCCGGCGACAACGACGACCTTCAGCGCCGAGTTGTTCGAAGGTGATGCGGCGGCAACGTGGCGCGGAGGACATTTCCGGGCGGCGGTCGGTCGGGCCCACTTCGACGACAACGACGGGGCGGCGGACAACGCCAGGCGGATCAGTTATTACTATATCGAGGGCCTGCAGAACCTCGCCGACCGCGTTTACGGCGCGGTGCGCTGGAGCGAAATTCGCGCGCCGGGCGGATATCCGCTCGTGGGCTGGGGCGACTTCGGCAACTATTTCTACCGCTCGGCGGGCACGGACCGCTTGTGGCGAGCGAGCGCCGGGTTCGGCTATCGCCTCGCCTCACCGGTGCTGCTGAAGTTCGAATACACGATCGAACGTGGCCGGATGATCAATGGCGTGAAACGGGAGCACGAAGACTTTCTGTCCACCGAGCTCGGACTGAAATTCTAATCAACTTATGCGTCACTGGCAGACATTATTGATCGGAGGGATTTGGGCCGCCGCCGCGATCGTGGCGGCCGGAGGAACCATTACGGGCACGGTTTCGGCGAAGGGCATGCTGCCGACATCAGATGCCGGAGAAGGTGGCGGCGCGTATGCCAGCCGGCGCTACAAGTTCGTCGAAAAAATGGACTATGTGCACCTGCGGGATTTCGTCGTGTCGATCGACGAGCCGATGGCCAACATTGCTCCGGCGTCAGCGGCGATGGCCGTGACGATGCAGAAAGACGCGAGTTTTGATCCGCACGTTTTACCCATCGCCGTCGGCACGACTGTTCGCTGGCCCAACGAAGACGATATCTTCCACAACGTGTTCTCGATGTCCGATGCCAAGGAGTTCGACCTCGGCTACTACAAAAAGGAAAAGACACCGGAGATCGTTTTCGACAAGGTCGGCCGGGTGGACGTGTTCTGCGCCATTCATACCCGGATGCATTGCATCATCCTGGTCCTGCCGAATCCGTATTTCGCCAAGACCGATGCCCGGGGCCGGTTCATCATCAAGGATGTGCCGCCGGGCACTTACAAACTGAAGGCGTGGCATGAGCGGCTCCCTTCGGCGGTGCAGGAAGTCGTCGTGCCGGCCGAAGGGGAAGTGCACGTTGATTTCGTCCTGGGGTTGGGCGCGCTTCCGAAATACTAATTCGTGACTTCGTCCCGGAAAGGTTTCCGCCTGAGTCTGCAAACCAAGGTGCTGGCGGCGGTGCTCGTGGTGCTGGTGCTGCTCCCGGCGGTGACGTTGTGGATCGTCAACGACCGGATCAGCAGTCAGGTGCAGGATGAGTCGCGTCAGACGTTGATGACAGCGCGGGCGGTGTTTCTGCAATCGTTGGAGAACCATTCAGATGAGCTCGGGGCGCGCTATCGCGGACTCGTGAATGACGGGCGGTTTGTGCAGATCCTGCGGCTGCGGGATGCCGAGACGTTGCGCGCCTATCTGCGGGACTTGCTGCAGGAAGTGGGGGACGACTGTGAGGAAATGTTCTTTGTGACGGATCACGACGAATTGCTGGCGGGCGTGCGTCGGGACGCGGCCCCCGCGCCGGTGGAGTTTGCGCGGGCGACGGCGGCGATCACGCACGAGGCGCTCGCGGGCGAGGCAGGAACGGGCCGCGCGAGTCTGGAACGCCGGCTTTACAATGTCGTGGCGGTTCCCGTGACCGTGCCCGGAGGTTTGTCGGGCGCATTGGTCGTTGGCGTGCGAGTGGGCGATGCAGCGGCGCAACAGTTGAAAGCGCTCACGCGGACGGAGATGCTGCTCGTCGCCGATCACGCGGTAGTGGCCAGCACGCTGGCCGATCCGACGGCGATTGGGTCGGAATTGCTGAACACAGCGGCAGGCGGCGCGCTCGGACGGATCGAGCCCGTGATTGTAAATGGCGAGCGATTTCTCGCGTTGAACGGCGTGATCGAGGCCACTGCGCAGCCTCCGATCCATTACGTGCTGCTTTCGTCCCAAGAGATGCGACGCCGAGGGCTCGAATCCACGCGGCGGATGCTGGTTGCGGTGAGCGGGCTGGGCATCCTGGTGAGCGCAATGGCGGTGTGGCTGTTCATCCGGCGAATCACCCGGCCGCTGCGGGAATTGCGCGACAGCGCTGAGGCCGTGGGACGCGGCGATTTTTCGCGGCGCATCGAACGCTTGTCGAATGACGAATGTGGCGAGCTGGCGGAGGAGTTCAACCGGATGACGACCAACCTGCAAACCTCGCACGCGGAATTGGAAAAAGCAGTCGTAACGTTGAAGGCGACGCAGGCGCAATTGATCCAAAGCGAAAAGCTTTCCGCGGTGGGCCAGTTCGTCGCCGGGGTCGCGCACGAGTTAAATAACCCGTTGACCGCGGTGATTGGATTTTCGGATCTGCTGGCGCAGATGCCGGGGGACGAGAAGACCCGCTTGTATCAGGATCGCGTGGCGAAGAGTGCGCACCGCTGCCACAAGATCGTCCATAGTTTGCTGAGTTTTGCGCGGCAGCACCCACCGGAGCGGCGGTTGGTGGATGTGCGCCAACTGGTTGACGCGGTGCTGGAGATCATGGCTTACGATCTGCGCACCTCCAATATCAAGGTGACGTCGGAGTGGGCGGCGGACGTGCCCGCACTGCTGGGGGATTCGCACCAGCTACAGCAGGTTTTTATCAATATCCTGGGCAACGCGCGCCAGGCGATTCAAGGCGTGCAAGACAAGGGACAAATTATCGTCCGAGTCTTCGCCGCGGGAGCGATGGTCCAGGTTGAATTCGAGGACGACGGGCCGGGCATCCGGCCGGAAAATCTCTCCCGCATCTTCGACCCGTTTTTCACCACCAAGCCGGTGGGCAAAGGAACCGGACTGGGGTTGAGCTTATCCTACGGCATCATTCAGGAGCACGGCGGAAAGATCTACGTGCGCAGCGAGCCGGGCCGCGGGGCCTGTTTTACGGTGGAACTGCCGGTGGCGCCGCAGAACGGCGCGCGCGACATCGCGTCGCCCTTCGTGCTGCGCACGGCACCCGCCGGACGAGACTCCGGCCACTCGGTCCTCGTCGTGGATGACGAAGAATGGATTCTCGAACTCACCCGTGAACTGTTGGTCGACGACGGACATTTGGTCGAAACCGCGTCGAGCGGCGAACGGGCGCTAGAGTGGATCGCCCGACGGAAGTTCGATGTAGTCGTGTCAGATTGGAAGATGCCCGGGCTGAACGGTGTGCACCTGTACGAGCATCTGCTCGCGACCAACGCGACGACTGCCGCGCGACTCATTTTCATGACCGGCGACGTGGTGAACGAAACGTTTGAGGCCTTTCTTAAGCGGCATGGAAAGCACCATCTTCCCAAGCCGTTCTCGATTGAAGAGTTTCGGGCCGCGGTCGCGCGGATGATCGCGGCGCACAACTAACGCGACGATTCCGCGGAAGGCAGTTGGCCAATCACAGCGGGCGATTGGGGTCGTCCTTGAACGGGCGGAACGGCATGCCGCGCGTGAGATCGGCGGCCACGGGGCGTTGTTGAAGATGCAGCGCGTGGCGGTCGAGTTGCGCGGCGGTGACCCGCCCCGCGGCAAAGAAACGCAGGAGGAAGGTGTGGTCGCCTTGGTCGGCCCAATTCACATGCGGTAGATGCGGCGGGAGAACCAGGGGGTCGTGATGAGCGAGCGGACACGAGCGCAGAAGGGTGAGGTGCAGGGCGTCGTGATCGCCGGCGAGCGAGAAAACGTCGGGCGCGACGACGCCGGCGCGTTGGCCGTTGTCGAGTTGCAGCAAGGAGCGATCGCGCACCGGGCGCTCGGCGCCATCGCTCGTCCGGGCGAGACCGCCGACGGAGATGCCGTCGTTACGCGATTGGATCCTGGCACCAGGACGCCACGACAGGCGGAGGATTTTGTGGTGTTCGTGCCAGGCCACCCGCAGCCGCAGTTCCCAGAATTCGCTGCCGCGATAGCGCCGCCAATCGGCGCAAAGCGTGCTTTCGCCGATGGGCGCGGTCGTGCGCCACGTGCAGCGCAAGGGGCCGTCTTCGACCTGTTCCGGGGCGGACCATGCAGCGCGACCGACGATGGGACCGGCGAATCGGTCGAGGTTGTGCGACCAGGTATCCGATTTGTCTTCGACGAGCACAAACTCCGGCAGCGCGAGCGTGGCGCCGGCCGTGGGCTGAAGTTTCTTCGCGCGTGTGATGGTAAACGCCGGGGAAGGCCCCGTGAGTTTCGGAGCCTTGCCGGCAGGGCGGCGGGCGATGCGGAGCGAAGCGATGTCGCCAGCGGCGACCCGTAACGGGAAAAGGAGCCGCAAAGCATCGGGCATCAACGCCTCGGCAGCGATCAGCTGATGCGGCACGACGCGGCCGCGGGCATCGAGCAGGCACCAGTCCGGCTGCCAGACGCTCCACTCGAGCCACGGTTCGTGTTCGCACCAGTCGGAGAAAGGAGCGCCGGAGAAATTACCAAACGCGAGACGTTGGCGCGGGTCGGGAGGAAGGGCGTGGGCGCGGCGGCGAAACGTTTCGCTCAACACGGTCTCGGCAGCGGCGGCGGCGCCCCCGAGTTGTTCTTCGGCGGGCCGGTTGGCAGTCTGAATGGAACTGCCGCCCAGCGTATCGTGAAAGTGGTTGAAGCAGACTTGC harbors:
- a CDS encoding VanZ family protein; the protein is MSQIAMFKESPVGHWRIIWPVALALTVVFASAHAVPPEVAPLMIFAHGDKVVHFFVFGLLATLIVRLRLVQRNRSAAVLIAVGLTSLFGVSDELHQAFTPGRSCDVFDWMTDTSGALVAAWCYLSWTDYRRLLEWRLIRSEKAKVRIEMMRSRVPTLAE
- the ligA gene encoding NAD-dependent DNA ligase LigA, producing MTSAEAQQRLDELRAEIARHDELYHRQAKPEISDFDYDRLKRELADLEAAWPALGGDNSPSRAVGDDRTAGFKTYRHRERMMSLDNTYSAEELREFHDRLTRDLERDGLEFVVEPKIDGLAVSLTFAKGKLVRAVTRGNGVEGDDITANALTIRSLPRELKRGPDAPVPDVIEIRGEIYLTTAEFQRINRQREEEGEPVYANPRNLAAGTIKQLDAREVGQRKLEIVLYGRGYLEPVAALPETQTQFHGWVKAWGLPTVEKFWTVQGADAVLGAVQELGKLRESFAYATDGAVVKLDAVALQRRAGSTSKSPRWAMAYKFAPDRAETKLLNITVQVGRTGVLTPVAELDPVVLAGTTVARATLHNRDEIARKDIRVGDFVFVEKAGEVIPAVIGVNPARRTPACVPYVFPERCPVCGTAVVQIEGEVALRCPNLECPVQVRRRVQHFASKACLDIEGLGEAMVDVLVEKGWVRTLSDIYRLRRDELLTLGKSVEKSTDNLLAAIEASKRAELWRFINGLGIPHVGAAAAKDLARKFRGLEALATAQRDDFIQNKESVIGGIGETMADAILTFFAESRNRNVIDELVRAGVDPIVPAAGSALAGKTFVLTGTLPTLTRDDATARIEAAGGKVSGSVSKKTSYVVAGEEAGSKLEKAQTLGVPVINEAELLTMLG
- a CDS encoding carboxypeptidase regulatory-like domain-containing protein → MRHWQTLLIGGIWAAAAIVAAGGTITGTVSAKGMLPTSDAGEGGGAYASRRYKFVEKMDYVHLRDFVVSIDEPMANIAPASAAMAVTMQKDASFDPHVLPIAVGTTVRWPNEDDIFHNVFSMSDAKEFDLGYYKKEKTPEIVFDKVGRVDVFCAIHTRMHCIILVLPNPYFAKTDARGRFIIKDVPPGTYKLKAWHERLPSAVQEVVVPAEGEVHVDFVLGLGALPKY
- the hpf gene encoding ribosome hibernation-promoting factor, HPF/YfiA family, which codes for MNSQNHHEIIVAGIHLDLTPSLKTFVQEKAARLYRHEDRIVRLRFELEYDPTQTNRFTAKGHVEIQGPNLNATVTTEECHKSVALLIAKLDRMLERRAQLRKSKRKQPRAIEFADVALPKIT
- a CDS encoding response regulator, with translation MTDASPSDFVTKMRTRIYIVDDHALVRRGLAALISAESDMEVCGQAEDAATAINDVMKLRPDLVIVDISLKGNSGIELIKSIKAFDSNIQAIVVSMHDESIYALRVLKAGARAYVMKQEVTEKVLEAVRRIRKGHLYVSDNVASQMLNRLTGGGVPEDGSLVSGLSDRELEIASLIGNGVPTREIAARLHISIKTVETHRAHIKSKLNLRNATQLVQFCVRWVDENNAAATKAPASV
- a CDS encoding M14 family metallopeptidase translates to MKPVKAAPIDPAALAARFAQAGTRAGFRVETMGSAAGVPLLALTRRTSGPRPRIYLSAGIHGDEPAPPHALLRLLETGVFDARATWFVCPLLNPAGFVGGTREGPLAIDLNRDYLAPRSLEIQAHTAWLARQPPFDLALCLHEDWEATGFYLYELNAAGQPTLAPAILAAAGATCPIDLADLIDGRAAQGGLIRPLLDPAARPDWPEALYLRAHHTSLTYTLESASRLPLEERVATLVAAVQAAVKALTVAPRKTPPNPGAAAL
- a CDS encoding RluA family pseudouridine synthase; its protein translation is MKQGPVRQIAAEELRSWILHECDRLLVINKPGDVVCHPSKDGPWSSLVGAAREYTGLATMHLIFRLDRETSGVVVLAKDARMASRLQKAMQERRCQKGYTAILTGKLDVPTSVDQPLGDDEAGPVFIKTKVRPDGQRAVTHFTPVASTATFTRADVSTETGRKHQIRAHAAWLGHALVGDKIYGPDARLFLEFIETGWTDSLARQLVLPRQALHCASIDLTAVGLETVFTAPLPRDLEAFCAEQQLTL
- a CDS encoding glutamate--tRNA ligase, whose product is MPSHNPSSPAGSKVRVRFAPSPTGFFHIGSARTALFNWLYARHTGGTFILRIEDTDKERNSEPFLNVIYDSLNWLGLRWDEGPQVGGDFGPYRQSERTAIYQQSVERLFAAGRAYEKDGAVWFKLLGERREVFDDHRKKTVTKVATPPVVIEDRIRGRVERVEDEDFVIVRSDGNPVFHLVNVVDDIAMNITHVIRGEDHLSNTSKHVHLFEAFGAAPPVFAHIPLILKQNGPGKMSKRDQGALVEEYQRRGYLPEALVNFLSLLGWNPGDDREKMPLEEIVRLFDLKDVNQSNARFDDKKLAHMNMVYLLEQPAERFVALARTYFERLSDNASAKAALSAAPDYFREVMMVSQPKVKGLEELPAYTVYFFQDDFPIDPKVREKVLGKGDPRARLSELFAAAAEMDFGSDAAIEEAIKQLATQRGLGFGDYQAVARLAVTGTNAGPSITGIFRILGRQRVHDRLTRFAQTIV